One part of the Balneolaceae bacterium genome encodes these proteins:
- a CDS encoding type II toxin-antitoxin system RelB/DinJ family antitoxin — MPTKSTTVRARLEPKLKQETELIFEELGINTTEAIRIFFKQVKLQRGLPFEMKIPNEITEDAILDAKARKDVSSFDSSDELFEDLDI, encoded by the coding sequence ATGCCTACAAAATCAACAACCGTACGCGCTCGATTAGAACCTAAATTGAAGCAAGAAACCGAACTCATTTTTGAGGAACTCGGAATTAATACCACAGAAGCAATCCGTATTTTTTTTAAACAAGTAAAGCTTCAACGCGGACTTCCGTTTGAGATGAAGATTCCAAACGAAATAACCGAAGATGCCATCCTGGATGCCAAAGCACGAAAAGATGTTTCCTCTTTTGATAGTTCAGATGAACTTTTTGAAGATCTTGATATCTGA